In one Diabrotica virgifera virgifera chromosome 5, PGI_DIABVI_V3a genomic region, the following are encoded:
- the LOC114342976 gene encoding acyl-CoA-binding domain-containing protein 6 produces the protein MADAVDNFSDLQELGIDINEEDSLTISFNKAASHLQKLLPNVDNQTLLTLYGYYKQGTEGTCTTSKPSWYDLRAKSKWDAWNKLGDLPQKEAKTLYIDTLKKLDPTFDDAPLEKSEEQWIKVSSMSKDEIPQSELTVIDYIKENNVKEVRLYLKTNQPDLVNDGLSLIHWAADGGSSEILKLLIDAGADVNIKDSDGQTALHYAASCGHTDCVKLLLQKGANKEITDNDGCTPHSVASENEILELLN, from the coding sequence atggctgATGCAGTAGATAATTTTAGTGATTTACAAGAATTAGGTATAGATATAAATGAGGAAGACAGCTTGACTATTTCTTTTAACAAAGCAGCCAGTCATTTACAGAAGCTTTTGCCCAATGTCGATAATCAGACACTCCTTACCTTATATGGCTATTACAAACAAGGTACTGAAGGCACTTGTACGACTTCCAAACCTAGTTGGTATGATCTTCGTGCAAAGTCTAAGTGGGATGCTTGGAATAAACTAGGAGATCTACCCCAGAAAGAAGCTAAGACACTATATATAGACACTCTTAAGAAATTAGATCCTACATTCGATGATGCTCCCTTGGAGAAATCTGAGGAACAGTGGATAAAAGTATCTTCCATGTCCAAGGACGAAATCCCTCAGTCAGAGCTCACAGTAATAGATTATATCAAGGAAAATAATGTGAAAGAAGTAAGactttatttaaaaacaaatcagCCAGATCTTGTCAATGATGGACTTTCACTAATACACTGGGCAGCTGATGGAGGTAgtagtgaaattttgaaattgttaATAGATGCAGGGGCTGATGTAAATATAAAAGATAGTGATGGACAGACTGCTTTACATTATGCTGCAAGTTGTGGCCATACTGATTGTGTTAAATTGTTGTTGCAGAAGGGTGCTAACAAAGAAATAACTGATAATGATGGTTGTACTCCTCACAGTGTTGCTTCTGAAAATGAAATATTAGAATTACTTAATTAG
- the LOC114342973 gene encoding SRA stem-loop-interacting RNA-binding protein, mitochondrial-like: protein MATNGVRQLYRLYVSNIPWTVGSKELRTYFSKFGHLQQATVVFDRKTGLSKNYGFITFSNREGLESATKNNLHKLEGNTIRVQPSNPEN, encoded by the coding sequence ATGGCTACGAATGGTGTTCGCCAACTCTACAGATTGTATGTGAGCAACATTCCTTGGACCGTTGGTTCAAAAGAGTTAAGAACTTATTTCAGTAAGTTTGGACATCTGCAACAAGCTACTGTTGTATTTGATAGAAAAACAGGACTGTCTAAAAACTACGGCTTTATTACATTTAGTAACCGTGAAGGCTTAGAAAGCGccacaaaaaataatttacataaaTTGGAGGGAAATACAATAAGAGTACAGCCATCAAATcctgaaaattaa
- the LOC114342972 gene encoding histone-arginine methyltransferase METTL23 yields MLFPNIQMTNVQTEQLKKFVFSSKYTVNGEPLEDKLEIIIPELLQASYSFYTWPSAPVLAWFIWENREEFCGKKVVELGAGTALPGIVAAKCGADVILTESATLPKSLSHTRRSCQVNNLVVNQHIKVIGLTWGLFLGNLDLLGPLDYIIGSDCFFEPATFEDILVTVAYLLDININAKFFCTYQERSSDWSIEHLLSKWDLECIVHNINNLGNSIGLNIHDLIGDHSIHLLEISRKS; encoded by the exons atgttatttCCTAACATACAAATGACTAATGTGCAGACCGAACAATTAAAAAAGTTTGTATTTTCTTCAAAGTACACTGTTAATGGAGAACCTTTAGAAGACAAGTTGGAGATAATTATACCAGAG TTGCTACAAGCAAGTTACTCATTCTACACCTGGCCTTCAGCACCAGTTCTTGCATGGTTTATCTGGGAAAATCGTGAAGAATTTTGTGGTAAAAAAGTTGTTGAACTAGGAGCGGGTACTGCCCTTCCTGGAATCGTCGCTGCTAAGTGTGGTGCTGATGTTATATTGACAGAATCAGCCAcactaccaaaatctctatctcATACTAGAAGAAGTTGCCAAGTTAACAATCTAGTGGTTAATCAACACATTAAAGTTATTGGACTGACTTGGGGATTGTTTTTAGGTAATTTAGATCTGCTTGGTCCTCTTGATTACATCATTGGTTCAGACTGTTTCTTTGAACCAGCAACATTTGAGGATATTCTTGTCACAGTTGCATACTTGCTAGATATAAATATTAACGCTAAATTCTTCTGTACTTACCAAGAAAGAAGTTCTGATTGGTCTATTGAACATTTGCTCTCAAAGTGGGACTTGGAGTGTATTGTGCACAATATAAACAATTTAGGGAACAGTATAGGTCTCAACATTCACGATTTAATTGGAGATCACAGCATTCACTTGCTTGAAATTTCAAGAAAATCATAA